The following proteins are encoded in a genomic region of Cryptomeria japonica chromosome 11, Sugi_1.0, whole genome shotgun sequence:
- the LOC131860318 gene encoding uncharacterized protein LOC131860318: MTLSAAQKERILQHNSLDEIWKSTLQHTEFVQNQPMKWHDRYIKDKSFKLGDWALLYDSRYKDNLGELQTRWLGPYVIVETFPNGVVRLSTIDPVKFKLLVNGHRLCLYRKPLSKDDFLWKFSTSQHVEIPTAIDDGLAVTTRS; the protein is encoded by the coding sequence atgacaCTTTCTGCAGCACAAAAAGAAAGGATCCTGCAACATAATTCTTTGGATGAAATATGGAAATCTACCCTGCAGCATACTGAATTTGTTCAGAATCAGCCCATGAAATGGCATGATCgctatatcaaagataaatcattcaagcTGGGTGATTGGGCTCTTCTCTATGATTCCAGGTATAAAGATAACTTAGGCGAATTGCAGACCAGATGGTTAGGCCCTTATGTGATAGTTGAAACATTTCCCAATGGTGTTGTTAGATTATCTACCATAGATCCTGTTAAATTTAAACTATTAGTTAACGGTCATCGGCTATGCCTATATCGTAAACCTCTAAGCAAAGATGACTTCCTATGGAAATTTTCCACTTCCCAGCATGTCGAGATTCCTACAGCCATTGATGATGGCTTAGCCGTCACCACTCGATCTTAA